Below is a genomic region from Fusobacterium canifelinum.
TATATGAATATGTTGTAACTAAAAAACCAAAAGTTGTGGTTGTAGATTCTATACAAACATTGTATAATTCTAGTATGGATTCCATATCTGGTACACCAACACAAATTAGAGAATGTACTTTAAAAATTATAGAAATGGCTAAAAAGTATAATATTTCATTCTTTATAGTTGGGCATATTACAAAAGATGGAAAGGTTGCAGGACCTAAATTACTTGAACATATGGTCGATGCTGTATTTAACTTTGAAGGTGATGAAGGACTTTATTATAGAATACTTAGAAGTGTAAAAAATAGATTTGGTTCAACTAATGAGATTGCAGTATTTAGTATGGAAGAAAATGGAATGAGAGAAATAAAAAATTCCTCCGAATATTTTTTAAGTGAAAGAGAAGAAAAAAATATTGGAAGTATGGTTGTACCAATTTTAGAAGGAACAAAAGTATTTCTTTTAGAAGTACAATCCCTCATAACAGATAGTGGAATTGGAATACCTAAAAGAGTTGTTCAAGGTTATGATAGAAATAGAATTCAAATTTTAACTGCAATAGCAGAAAAAAAATTATATATTCCACTTGGGATGAAAGATTTATTTGTAAATGTTCCAGGAGGGTTGGGAATAGAAGACCCAGCAGCTGATTTAGCAGTGTTAATGTCTATTCTATCTGTCCATAAAGGTTTTTCTATAAGCCAAAAGATAGCTGCAATAGGAGAACTTGGATTAAGAGGAGAAATAAGAAAAGTATTTTTCTTAGAAAGAAGATTAAAGGAACTTGAAAAATTAGGTTTTACAGGAGTTTATGTTCCAGAGTCAAATAGAAAAGAAATTGAAAAAAAGAAATATAAGTTGAAGATAATATATTTAAAGAATTTAGATGAACTATTGGAAAGGATGAATAAGAATGACTAAACAAGATTTGATGGATATAATAGTTAAAGTTGCACCTGGGAGTCCTTTAAGAGAGGGTGTAGATTACATTTTAGATGCAGGTATAGGTGCTTTAATAATAATAGGTTATGATGATGAAGTTGAAATGGTTAGAGATGGTGGTTTCTTAATAGACTGTGATTATACACCTGAAAGAATTTTTGAGCTATCTAAAATGGATGGAGCGATAATTTTAAATGATGATTGTTCAAAAATCTTGTATGCAAATGTTCATGTACAACCAGATAATTCATATTCTACAACAGAAAGTGGAACAAGACACAGAACAGCTGAAAGAGCAGCTAAACATTTAAAAAGAGAAGTTGTAGCGATATCTGAAAGAAAAAAGAATGTTACTTTATACAAAGGAAATTTAAAATATAGACTTAAAAACTTTGA
It encodes:
- the radA gene encoding DNA repair protein RadA codes for the protein MAKGTVYYCSECGYKSAKWAGKCPECGAWSSFEEVEELPKDVKKATSSMSVASRNSDIKVYEFKDVEYTSEDRYKTKYEEFDRLLGGGLLKGEVVLVTGNPGIGKSTLLLQVANSYKEYGDVLYISGEESPAQIKNRGERLKISGEGIYIMVEMDILNIYEYVVTKKPKVVVVDSIQTLYNSSMDSISGTPTQIRECTLKIIEMAKKYNISFFIVGHITKDGKVAGPKLLEHMVDAVFNFEGDEGLYYRILRSVKNRFGSTNEIAVFSMEENGMREIKNSSEYFLSEREEKNIGSMVVPILEGTKVFLLEVQSLITDSGIGIPKRVVQGYDRNRIQILTAIAEKKLYIPLGMKDLFVNVPGGLGIEDPAADLAVLMSILSVHKGFSISQKIAAIGELGLRGEIRKVFFLERRLKELEKLGFTGVYVPESNRKEIEKKKYKLKIIYLKNLDELLERMNKND